Proteins from one Gossypium raimondii isolate GPD5lz chromosome 8, ASM2569854v1, whole genome shotgun sequence genomic window:
- the LOC105793730 gene encoding glucan endo-1,3-beta-glucosidase, which produces MVPKFAQLFVSTLLLLTPLLSIADGRDIGVCYGLNGDNLPPPNEVINLYKRCQIDNIRIYQPYPEVLEALRGSGISVTIGPRNEDIASFATSQDAANDWVNTNIVPYADDIVFRWITIGNEVIPGPLGSNVPAAMNSIRNALDSAGITLAKVTTVLPGTALAASYPPSAGAFGSDITETMTGIAAILAQEDTPLLINVYPYFAYASDPSHISAQYAMFTSTAPVVIDGSFQYFNLFDAMVDAFNAALEKINFGNVKVAVAETGWSTVGNEPYTSVANAQTYNRNLLNHVTQNGTPRRPDYIMPTFFFEMFNEDLKGNVVEQNFGFFYPSMQPVYPFW; this is translated from the exons ATGGTTCCAAAGTTTGCCCAATTGTTTGTCTCAACTTTGCTGCTATTAACTCCATTGCTATCTATAGCAG ATGGTCGAGATATTGGTGTTTGCTATGGATTAAATGGAGATAATCTTCCACCTCCAAATGAAGTAATTAATCTTTACAAAAGATGTCAAATTGATAATATTAGGATCTATCAGCCGTACCCTGAAGTGCTCGAAGCATTAAGAGGATCGGGAATATCAGTGACGATCGGTCCGAGAAATGAGGACATAGCGAGCTTCGCAACGAGCCAAGATGCAGCCAATGATTGGGTTAACACTAACATCGTCCCATACGCGGACGATATTGTATTCAGATGGATCACCATAGGCAACGAAGTCATTCCAGGACCATTAGGCTCAAATGTCCCTGCTGCCATGAACAGCATCCGAAATGCACTTGACTCGGCCGGGATAACCTTGGCTAAGGTCACAACCGTACTGCCTGGAACTGCCCTGGCAGCCTCGTATCCTCCATCTGCTGGTGCTTTCGGAAGTGATATAACGGAGACTATGACCGGTATTGCTGCGATCCTGGCTCAAGAGGATACACCCCTTTTGATCAATGTATACCCTTACTTTGCCTACGCATCGGATCCTTCTCATATTTCTGCCCAATACGCCATGTTCACTTCTACTGCGCCTGTGGTGATCGATGGAAGCTTCCAATATTTCAACCTCTTTGATGCCATGGTTGATGCTTTCAATGCTGCACTTGAAAAGATCAACTTTGGCAACGTGAAAGTCGCTGTAGCCGAGACCGGATGGTCAACAGTCGGAAATGAGCCCTACACGAGTGTGGCCAATGCTCAAACTTACAACCGTAACCTGTTGAATCATGTGACGCAGAACGGAACACCAAGAAGGCCTGACTATATAATGCCCACATTTTTCTTTGAGATGTTCAATGAAGACTTGAAGGGAAATGTAGTTGAGCAGAATTTTGGATTCTTCTACCCCAGCATGCAACCTGTCTATCCTTTTTGGTGA
- the LOC105793729 gene encoding thylakoid lumenal 17.4 kDa protein, chloroplastic — protein MQRLPPLSTELNRCERAFVGNTIGQANGVYDKPLDLRFCDYTNEKSNLKGKSLTAALMLDAKFDGADMSEAVMSKAYAVGASFKGTDFSNAVLVRVNFGKANLQGAIFKNTVLSGSTFDNAQLEDAVFEDTIIGYIDLEALYQHKHRSLKEELSWVADVIYIHIYILCSYFLFLF, from the exons ATGCAGAGGCTTCCTCCGTTGTCAACGGAGCTGAACCGATGCGAGCGTGCATTCGTTGGTAACACCATAGGTCAGGCAAATGGTGTGTACGATAAGCCGCTCGATCTACGCTTCTGCGATTACACTAACGAGAAATCGAACCTGAAGGGGAAATCTCTTACAGCTGCACTTATGTTGGATGCTAAGTTTGATGGTGCAGACATGTCTGAAGCTGTGATGTCAAAGGCTTATGCTGTTGGAGCTAGCTTCAAAG GTACAGACTTCTCGAATGCGGTTTTGGTTCGAGTTAATTTCGGAAAAGCGAATCTGCAAGGAGCTATATTCAAGAACACAGTGTTATCTGGTTCAACATTCGACAATGCGCAGCTTGAAGATGCAGTTTTTGAAGATACCATCATCGGTTACATTGATCTTGAAGCTTTGTACCAACACAAGCATCGATCTTTGAAGGAAGAGTTGAGTTGGGTTGCCGATGTgatttatatacacatatatattctatgttcttactttctttttcttttttaa